A region of the Deferribacterota bacterium genome:
ATGGTAAAATATATACAGATATTGGTAAAGATCAAGGGGGGTTTGAGGGCTTAAAGATAAAAATATATAAACAGGTTGAAGAGATAAAACACCCAATCACTGGGGAGATTCTAGGGATAACAAAAGATAAAATCTGCGAAGCTAAATTAGATGAGGTATATGAGAGATTTTCTATAACCTATACACATTGTCCAGAAGCTAAGGTAAAGGATATTGTAAATGTATCACAAGATTTTAATATCTTTGTTAATTATAAAAATGAGGTAGATGAGTATTTTAAACGTTTAGTAGAAAATGATATTACATCGAATAATTATAATATTGTAAATGATCCATCTAAGGCCGATCTTATTCTGGATGTTTCTAAGGTTTACAGGGGTGAGTATTCACTGAGTTTAAAAACAAAAGACAATTCAGTAATAGCGTCAAAGGTAATAAAAGAAGAAGAAAAAATGGCTCAAGAAGGTGATTTTAAAGAGAGAAAAAAAATTACCTTAGATACACTACTAAAAAGTATATCTGTAGCTGATGTGGATGGGGATAAAACTGATGAAGTAGTGGGTTCCTCTAAAGATAAGGTCATTATATATAAGATTGAAGAGAAAGAATCTGTCAGAGAAAACGTGTTAGATGGGTTTAATAGTATTATAAATGTTGAGGTTGCTGATCTAAATGGCAATGGTATAGATGAAATATTTGTAGTAGATTTTCCTTATGTGGGTGATGTTAGCACAAAAATATATGAATATAACGGTGAATCTTATTCTAAAATAGAGAGTTTACCCTATTTTGTCAGATCCTTTATAATAGATGGTATTCCTTATATAATTGGCCAAAGGCAACACTTTGAGCGATTGACGAGGGGTAAAATATTTACAGTTGTTTATGAGGAGGGTAGTTATAAAGAGGGAATAACCTTTGATACACCCGAAGGGTTTAGATTATATGGTTTTTTTACAGAAGGTTCTGAATCAATATATATAGATGATGAGGGAAAGATATTAAAAGGGGTTGGTAGAAGCGTTGTGGATAAGGTACCCTCTTCACTTGGGTTATATTTAAAC
Encoded here:
- a CDS encoding VCBS repeat-containing protein, with the protein product MLIYSTLNLYAYESMFDSLSLNKDFYVIRVKDGKIYTDIGKDQGGFEGLKIKIYKQVEEIKHPITGEILGITKDKICEAKLDEVYERFSITYTHCPEAKVKDIVNVSQDFNIFVNYKNEVDEYFKRLVENDITSNNYNIVNDPSKADLILDVSKVYRGEYSLSLKTKDNSVIASKVIKEEEKMAQEGDFKERKKITLDTLLKSISVADVDGDKTDEVVGSSKDKVIIYKIEEKESVRENVLDGFNSIINVEVADLNGNGIDEIFVVDFPYVGDVSTKIYEYNGESYSKIESLPYFVRSFIIDGIPYIIGQRQHFERLTRGKIFTVVYEEGSYKEGITFDTPEGFRLYGFFTEGSESIYIDDEGKILKGVGRSVVDKVPSSLGLYLNTFKTRYGMLEGERRKDLFTEIHREGYEDAFKLRENEEEKVVFEFSPKSRLFKFNNFIYAYINVPLTSFIENKLIVTSSKILQIGKDSMLVSYVGSGLSKNVYDMYMKVNEFGEYYFYVLESNPKTVDLNIFGNEGNSNLIILKY